A window from uncultured Desulfobacter sp. encodes these proteins:
- a CDS encoding cytochrome c3 family protein → MMKHKIYILLTTALITLGMCLYVQADEGNTFEPPEDGLAINYIKGHSSKDLSVTFNHSSHESFECIDCHHKMGELKGEAPPRSCATCHDNFSPDNVGGDKSYFKAMHQISFTQTKNRSCLGCHTNEMGKDDKDMTGCNASACHSQGIR, encoded by the coding sequence ATGATGAAACATAAAATATATATACTTCTGACTACAGCCCTTATAACTTTGGGGATGTGCCTGTATGTTCAGGCTGACGAGGGCAATACCTTTGAACCGCCCGAAGACGGCCTGGCAATTAACTATATAAAAGGACACAGCAGCAAGGATCTGTCGGTAACCTTCAACCACTCAAGCCATGAAAGTTTTGAGTGTATTGACTGCCACCACAAAATGGGAGAACTCAAAGGAGAAGCGCCGCCCCGAAGCTGCGCCACCTGCCACGATAACTTCAGCCCCGATAATGTCGGCGGCGACAAAAGTTATTTTAAGGCGATGCACCAGATCAGTTTTACCCAGACCAAAAACCGTTCATGTCTGGGGTGTCATACCAACGAGATGGGCAAGGATGACAAGGATATGACCGGATGTAACGCGTCTGCCTGTCATTCCCAAGGCATTCGCTGA
- a CDS encoding DUF2917 domain-containing protein: MKTTNAYRILNLSPPMKRFNLNVDCYRTIKGKPYQTLYCLKGTVWITQERDTRDYILQEEDAFMVTQTGHVVIMALHTAIIGFSEAGLTFESSKNYCSTVALK, encoded by the coding sequence ATGAAAACGACCAATGCATATCGAATTTTAAATCTCAGTCCGCCGATGAAACGGTTTAACCTGAACGTTGACTGCTACCGAACAATAAAAGGGAAGCCCTACCAAACGCTGTACTGTCTTAAGGGCACCGTTTGGATAACCCAGGAACGGGACACACGGGACTATATTCTCCAGGAAGAGGATGCTTTTATGGTGACCCAAACTGGACACGTGGTGATAATGGCTCTTCACACGGCAATCATCGGTTTTTCTGAAGCCGGATTAACATTTGAATCGTCCAAAAATTATTGTAGTACTGTCGCTTTGAAGTGA
- the fdhD gene encoding formate dehydrogenase accessory sulfurtransferase FdhD has translation MVMENALTQMEVRRYSKGRFHTETCHVPVETTLIVEVDGLETASLPCTPSHLDALALGFLFSAGVIQGAEDIESLGLDKHEQIVRARVKTVSGSENLRNPEAPAGLCNAVTHIASHSGVDPESLIKNMEWLLQCSVLHRQTGGFHTAAVSIANAMPEFHIDDISRHNAVDKVIGTLLMNNTPPDNMVLLVSSRIPIEVLQKAAAFGIPVLASRGAPTRESILMAQNLGITVAGYARSDRFTLFSNPQRIQNQ, from the coding sequence ATGGTGATGGAAAACGCGTTAACCCAAATGGAGGTGCGTCGATACAGTAAAGGCCGGTTTCATACGGAAACCTGTCATGTGCCGGTGGAAACGACCCTGATTGTTGAGGTTGATGGCCTTGAAACAGCCTCACTGCCGTGCACGCCCTCACACCTCGACGCTTTGGCCCTGGGATTTCTATTTTCTGCCGGGGTGATCCAGGGTGCTGAAGATATTGAATCACTTGGATTGGATAAACATGAGCAGATCGTCCGGGCCAGGGTAAAAACAGTCTCTGGTTCTGAAAACTTAAGAAACCCAGAAGCCCCCGCCGGCCTCTGCAACGCAGTCACCCATATCGCCTCACATTCCGGCGTTGATCCTGAAAGTTTGATCAAAAATATGGAGTGGCTGTTACAGTGCTCTGTGCTTCACCGGCAGACCGGAGGGTTTCACACCGCAGCCGTGAGCATTGCCAATGCCATGCCCGAATTCCACATTGATGACATCAGCCGTCACAACGCTGTGGACAAAGTCATCGGCACCCTGCTCATGAACAACACCCCCCCTGACAATATGGTATTGTTAGTCTCCAGCCGAATTCCCATAGAGGTTCTCCAGAAGGCGGCGGCATTTGGCATTCCTGTTTTGGCCTCACGGGGGGCTCCCACCCGTGAATCGATTCTCATGGCCCAAAATTTAGGTATCACGGTGGCAGGTTACGCCCGATCCGATCGATTTACACTGTTTTCAAACCCCCAGCGGATTCAAAATCAGTGA
- a CDS encoding PLP-dependent aminotransferase family protein, whose translation MTINWMPNLNKSNKPLYLRIASSLAEDIANGCLSPGTLLPTQRELADQLGIALGTVTRAYNESKKRGFIFSDGRRGTFVGNSKVVESSLDILVKPVPKMIDFSVIHPAYIWDPDLAQVLKNLASRSDTDSLLRYPHVGGSKRHRLAGAEWIKRLGIETSPDSVILTSGGQNGIYLSLAVTAGPGETILTEKIGYPGVKSVASAMNLTLEGVEMDDEGILPDALAIACQKTKSRILFCMPDIQNPTTSTMSSERRREIVKTARHHNLLIIEDASHRPLLTDPPRLLSDYAPERSFLLASTSKTVAGGLRVGFMTCPENFYNPISVKKQAIDFSCTPLPFEIFATWIEDGTIDETIRNKRDEAFARQLILKQELAGFDIQTNEFAYFSWLSLPEGLGRAQFTIKASEMGVSVLPSDVFAIDSNLIPDAVRIALATPNSIETVQKGLRILASILNGRAIQDNLVYF comes from the coding sequence ATGACAATAAACTGGATGCCCAACTTAAATAAAAGTAACAAACCCTTGTATCTTCGCATTGCCAGCAGTCTAGCAGAGGATATTGCAAATGGGTGTCTTTCCCCGGGTACGCTGCTGCCCACTCAAAGGGAACTCGCCGATCAACTCGGTATTGCCCTAGGAACTGTCACTAGAGCATATAATGAAAGCAAAAAACGAGGATTTATCTTTTCGGACGGGCGGAGGGGAACATTTGTTGGTAACTCTAAGGTAGTGGAATCCAGCCTTGATATCTTAGTCAAACCTGTCCCAAAAATGATTGACTTCAGTGTAATCCATCCGGCCTATATTTGGGACCCGGATCTTGCTCAAGTTCTAAAAAATTTGGCCAGCAGATCAGACACCGATAGTTTATTGCGATATCCTCATGTAGGGGGAAGCAAAAGACACAGGTTAGCAGGGGCCGAATGGATAAAACGTCTTGGGATAGAAACGTCACCTGATTCCGTAATCCTCACCAGTGGTGGGCAAAACGGAATATATTTATCTTTGGCAGTAACAGCCGGACCTGGTGAGACTATTTTGACGGAAAAAATTGGCTATCCCGGTGTCAAATCTGTGGCAAGTGCAATGAACCTTACTCTCGAAGGGGTGGAAATGGACGATGAAGGTATTCTACCGGATGCACTGGCCATAGCTTGTCAAAAAACAAAGTCCCGTATTCTTTTTTGTATGCCAGACATACAGAATCCCACCACCAGTACGATGTCCTCAGAGCGGAGGCGAGAAATTGTAAAAACTGCACGGCATCACAACCTTCTTATAATCGAAGACGCAAGTCACAGGCCACTACTGACTGATCCTCCGAGACTTCTGTCAGACTATGCACCTGAAAGAAGTTTTCTGCTTGCATCGACATCCAAAACTGTGGCTGGCGGATTACGTGTAGGATTTATGACGTGCCCTGAAAATTTTTACAACCCAATATCGGTAAAGAAACAGGCTATAGATTTTTCTTGCACACCACTGCCTTTTGAAATTTTTGCAACTTGGATCGAAGATGGCACGATAGATGAAACCATACGAAACAAACGTGATGAAGCATTTGCCAGGCAATTAATTCTAAAGCAAGAGTTGGCAGGTTTTGACATTCAAACAAATGAATTTGCTTACTTTTCTTGGCTGAGTCTGCCAGAAGGACTGGGTCGGGCTCAATTTACCATCAAAGCTAGCGAAATGGGCGTGAGTGTCCTACCTTCAGATGTGTTTGCAATTGATTCGAACCTCATCCCAGATGCAGTGCGAATAGCCTTGGCAACCCCCAACAGTATAGAGACCGTACAAAAAGGACTAAGGATATTGGCCTCCATCCTGAATGGTCGTGCCATTCAGGATAATCTCGTATATTTTTAA
- a CDS encoding molybdenum cofactor guanylyltransferase: protein MGSFRYDLKRNNSALKKFDCTGVILAGGYNRRLPGIKKTFHKVGSKTIIERIISVFSKLFPQVILVVNDPKDFLGMDALVVTDINPSRCSLAGLHAGLFYADFEWSYITACDLPFVSEKVIRHLLAQRDETKQIIIPKTKGGLEMLCALYHKSCLSRIETNLEKQVFKIKKILNPENSIQIPSRELEDLDQDMMFAFNVNTLQDLETARNWVRTKGTPKASKDNVHEYRYTHNFSVKSHRSCPGAYCDF, encoded by the coding sequence ATGGGTTCGTTCAGATACGATTTAAAGAGAAACAATAGCGCATTGAAAAAATTTGACTGCACGGGTGTGATCCTGGCCGGCGGATACAACCGCAGACTTCCCGGCATAAAAAAAACATTTCACAAGGTAGGATCAAAGACCATCATTGAACGAATTATCAGCGTGTTTTCAAAGCTGTTTCCCCAGGTAATTCTGGTGGTGAATGATCCCAAAGATTTTCTGGGAATGGATGCGTTGGTTGTTACGGATATTAACCCGTCCCGGTGTTCCCTGGCAGGGCTTCATGCAGGTCTTTTTTACGCCGATTTTGAGTGGAGTTATATCACGGCCTGCGATCTGCCCTTTGTCAGTGAGAAAGTAATCAGGCATCTTTTGGCGCAGCGGGATGAGACTAAACAGATTATCATCCCCAAAACCAAGGGCGGCCTTGAAATGCTGTGCGCGCTCTACCACAAATCCTGCCTTTCCCGGATTGAAACCAACCTGGAAAAACAGGTATTTAAAATCAAAAAAATTTTAAACCCGGAAAACAGTATACAGATCCCGTCCCGGGAGCTGGAAGATCTGGACCAGGACATGATGTTTGCATTTAATGTTAATACATTACAAGACCTTGAAACTGCCAGAAACTGGGTTCGAACCAAGGGTACCCCCAAAGCATCCAAAGACAATGTTCACGAATATCGGTATACACACAATTTTTCCGTCAAAAGTCATCGCTCCTGCCCGGGTGCGTATTGTGATTTTTGA
- a CDS encoding transposase has translation MNLIFDYVHNINRIADSNPGIIRLSMDAKAVIKVGPFSRGGYNRYGLRACDHDFQPDTLLKLFGIFIPATDETFFYFTESHITADFIVDALEQLWPTLKEAYDPHTLVLNLDNGPENSSRRSQFMNRLVTFSQENSVSISLAYYPPYHSKYNPVERIWGRLEQHWNGELLDKVEKILGLARTMTWKGWRPVVTFVEKTYKKGVRLTKQAMQIIENQIFRIKGIEQWAVDIPFYVD, from the coding sequence GTGAATTTGATATTTGACTATGTTCATAATATCAACAGGATAGCAGATTCGAATCCGGGGATAATAAGATTGTCAATGGATGCAAAAGCTGTCATAAAAGTGGGACCATTTTCACGAGGCGGATACAATCGTTATGGCTTACGAGCCTGTGATCATGATTTCCAGCCAGATACGCTTTTAAAGCTTTTTGGCATATTCATTCCGGCAACAGATGAAACCTTCTTTTATTTCACCGAAAGCCATATTACAGCAGATTTTATAGTCGATGCTTTAGAACAATTATGGCCGACTCTTAAGGAAGCATATGATCCACATACCTTGGTTCTGAATTTAGATAATGGACCAGAAAATAGCAGCCGAAGAAGTCAATTTATGAATCGTTTGGTTACTTTTTCTCAAGAAAATTCCGTGAGCATTAGCTTAGCTTATTATCCTCCATATCACAGTAAATACAATCCTGTAGAAAGAATTTGGGGTAGATTGGAACAACATTGGAATGGAGAACTTTTGGACAAGGTTGAAAAAATTTTAGGATTAGCGAGAACAATGACCTGGAAAGGCTGGCGTCCAGTTGTGACCTTTGTGGAAAAAACTTATAAAAAAGGCGTAAGGCTGACAAAGCAGGCCATGCAAATCATAGAAAATCAAATTTTCCGAATCAAAGGAATTGAGCAATGGGCTGTTGACATACCTTTCTATGTTGATTGA
- a CDS encoding 4Fe-4S dicluster domain-containing protein has product MNGKSFFVDLTLCTACRGCQVACKQWKDLPAEQTRNVGSHQNPQDLSAHTLKLVRFKEVRDQKGKLQWNFFPEQCRHCIEPPCKYMFNMYKSNAVTHDAATGAVVYNTSVTLDKNVDLAPDQVCPYNVPRKNEETGQWTKCDMCIDRVQQGMKPACVTACPTGTMNFGDRDAMLDMAKKRLEEVKKTYPGAFLADPEDVRVIYLCQSEADDYASHVVAQAGQKQAILAQARPAAQTRRQFLTGQFRFGNRQG; this is encoded by the coding sequence ATGAATGGTAAAAGTTTTTTCGTAGATTTAACCCTGTGCACCGCATGCCGGGGATGCCAGGTGGCCTGCAAGCAGTGGAAAGACCTGCCTGCTGAACAGACACGCAATGTCGGCTCCCACCAGAACCCCCAGGATCTGTCAGCCCATACCCTGAAACTGGTCCGGTTTAAAGAGGTCCGGGATCAAAAAGGAAAGCTTCAGTGGAATTTTTTCCCCGAACAGTGCCGGCACTGCATTGAACCGCCCTGCAAATATATGTTTAATATGTACAAGTCCAATGCGGTGACCCACGATGCTGCAACCGGTGCCGTGGTCTACAACACATCGGTCACGTTGGACAAAAATGTGGATCTGGCACCGGATCAGGTCTGCCCCTATAATGTCCCCCGGAAAAATGAAGAGACCGGGCAGTGGACCAAATGCGACATGTGCATTGACCGGGTTCAGCAGGGCATGAAACCGGCATGTGTGACGGCCTGCCCCACGGGCACCATGAATTTTGGTGACCGGGATGCCATGCTGGACATGGCCAAAAAACGTTTGGAAGAGGTTAAAAAGACCTATCCCGGCGCATTTCTGGCAGATCCGGAAGATGTACGGGTGATCTATCTTTGCCAATCCGAAGCCGATGATTATGCCTCGCATGTTGTGGCCCAGGCAGGACAGAAACAGGCTATTTTGGCCCAGGCTCGCCCCGCTGCGCAGACCCGGCGGCAGTTTCTCACCGGGCAGTTCAGATTTGGCAATCGTCAGGGATAA
- the fdnG gene encoding formate dehydrogenase-N subunit alpha, translating to MDLTRRNFVKAASATVAGIAAMPVFTGLGCSTVAKSVERANQLDPKWTKQTTSICAFCSVGCGLLVNTDLATKRAVNVEGDPDHPINQGALCSKGSATIQMTENPKRTLTCLYREPYGKEFIPKDWDWCKKRIARLIKDSRDKSFEEKNDKGQEVNRTMGIASLGSAAIDNEECLAMHSFTRSLGLVYIEHQARIUHSATVAALGETFGRGAMTNHWIDLQNSDCILIMGSNAAENHPISFKWALKAQQKGAKIIHVDPRFTRTSAKADRYMALRSGTDIAVLGGLIRYILENKSYFLPYVTEYTNASFILGEDYAFKDGVFSGFNEQTRVYDKATWAFETDENGVPKRDKTLTHPRCVLNVMKEHYNRYTLDKVSAISGLTQNDLLDFYQTYAATGQRGKAGTIMYAMGWTQHSVGVQNIRAMAMIQLLLGNIGVAGGGVNALRGECNVQGSTDYALLFHILPGYIKTPVAGLDTLEAYNKAFTPKSNDPESANWWQNYPKYSASLIKAMYSDDKIEDAYRYLPKLDSLSSKKYSWIPLIHRMWEGKFSGALIWGMNPACSGPDSVKTREAISKLDWMVNVNLFQCETSDFWKGPGMDPEKVKTETFYIPCASAIEKEGSVSNSGRWSQWRYQGPEAPKGILSDGHYFHELWEEVAKLYEKEGGAFPEPITRLSFNNMCKKDAHGHYHFSADQTAKLANGWFTRDVTVKGKSFKKGQQVPSFAYLMDDGSTISGNWLYCNSYTDAGNMAQRRDSSQTEDQARIGLYPNWTWCWPVNRRILYNRASVDLQGKPWNKEKAVIEWDGNAWKGDVPDGGWAPGTRHPFIMRKNGLGQLFGPGRADGPLPEHYEPLECPVHAHPFSSQLNNPVSIEVGKERKAQCDPQFPFVASTYRVTEHWQTGSMTRWMSWLVEAEPQMFVEISPQLAKLRDIENGDRVMVESVRGSLWAIAMVTERIQTFNIEGNEVHMVGMPWHYGWITPLNGGDSANIVTPNVGDPNTGIPEYKAFMVNLRKWKQGDKL from the coding sequence ATGGACTTAACCCGTAGAAATTTTGTGAAAGCGGCATCCGCCACAGTTGCAGGAATTGCAGCGATGCCGGTATTTACCGGCCTGGGCTGCTCTACAGTTGCAAAGTCTGTAGAGCGTGCCAATCAACTGGATCCCAAATGGACGAAACAGACCACGTCCATCTGTGCGTTTTGCTCAGTGGGATGCGGTCTTCTGGTCAACACAGACCTTGCAACAAAACGGGCCGTCAACGTTGAAGGAGATCCTGACCATCCCATCAACCAGGGCGCATTATGTTCCAAAGGTTCGGCCACCATCCAGATGACGGAAAACCCCAAACGGACCCTGACCTGCCTTTACCGGGAACCCTATGGAAAAGAGTTTATCCCCAAGGACTGGGACTGGTGCAAAAAACGAATTGCCCGTTTGATCAAAGATTCCCGGGATAAATCCTTTGAGGAGAAAAACGATAAAGGCCAGGAAGTCAACCGGACAATGGGAATTGCATCCCTGGGCTCTGCCGCCATCGACAACGAAGAGTGTCTGGCCATGCACAGCTTCACCCGGTCTTTGGGACTTGTCTATATTGAACATCAGGCCAGGATTTGACATAGCGCAACTGTAGCGGCTCTGGGAGAGACGTTTGGACGCGGCGCTATGACCAATCACTGGATTGATTTGCAAAACAGTGACTGTATTTTAATTATGGGCAGCAATGCTGCCGAAAATCACCCCATTTCCTTTAAATGGGCCCTGAAGGCCCAGCAGAAAGGGGCTAAAATAATCCATGTGGATCCTCGATTCACCAGGACCTCAGCCAAGGCCGATAGATACATGGCCCTGCGTTCCGGAACGGACATTGCCGTTCTGGGCGGTTTGATTCGGTATATTCTTGAAAATAAGAGCTATTTTCTTCCCTATGTAACCGAATATACAAATGCATCTTTTATCCTGGGCGAGGATTATGCGTTTAAAGATGGCGTTTTCAGCGGTTTCAACGAACAAACAAGGGTTTATGACAAAGCCACATGGGCATTTGAAACAGATGAGAACGGTGTCCCCAAACGGGATAAAACCCTGACCCATCCCCGGTGTGTGTTGAACGTAATGAAAGAACACTACAACCGGTACACCCTTGATAAGGTATCTGCCATATCCGGCCTGACCCAAAATGATCTGCTTGATTTCTATCAGACCTATGCGGCCACCGGTCAACGGGGAAAAGCAGGTACCATCATGTACGCCATGGGCTGGACCCAACACTCTGTGGGCGTTCAGAATATCCGGGCCATGGCCATGATCCAGCTGCTTTTGGGCAACATCGGCGTGGCCGGCGGCGGTGTGAATGCGTTGCGCGGTGAATGTAACGTACAGGGGTCCACGGACTATGCCCTGCTGTTCCATATTCTGCCCGGTTATATCAAAACACCGGTGGCTGGATTAGATACCCTGGAGGCATATAACAAGGCCTTTACTCCGAAAAGCAACGACCCCGAAAGTGCCAACTGGTGGCAGAATTACCCCAAATACTCGGCCAGCTTGATCAAGGCCATGTATTCCGATGATAAGATCGAGGATGCATACCGTTATCTTCCCAAGCTGGACAGCCTATCTTCGAAAAAATACTCCTGGATCCCACTGATTCATCGTATGTGGGAAGGAAAATTTTCAGGGGCGTTGATCTGGGGAATGAATCCAGCCTGTTCAGGTCCGGATTCGGTTAAAACCCGTGAGGCCATCAGTAAACTTGACTGGATGGTCAATGTAAACCTTTTCCAGTGTGAAACTTCTGATTTCTGGAAAGGGCCGGGAATGGATCCTGAAAAGGTCAAAACAGAGACCTTTTATATTCCCTGCGCGTCGGCCATTGAAAAGGAAGGATCGGTCTCCAACTCAGGCAGATGGAGTCAGTGGCGGTATCAGGGGCCCGAGGCACCCAAAGGGATTCTCTCGGATGGGCACTACTTCCATGAGCTGTGGGAAGAGGTTGCCAAACTTTACGAGAAAGAGGGCGGGGCATTTCCTGAACCCATTACCCGTTTAAGCTTTAACAATATGTGCAAAAAGGACGCCCACGGTCATTACCATTTCAGTGCGGATCAAACCGCTAAGCTTGCCAACGGCTGGTTTACCCGGGATGTGACTGTAAAGGGCAAATCCTTTAAAAAAGGACAACAGGTTCCCTCGTTTGCGTATCTGATGGATGACGGCTCCACCATATCGGGCAACTGGCTCTATTGCAACTCTTACACGGATGCCGGGAATATGGCCCAGAGACGCGATTCTTCCCAGACGGAAGATCAGGCGCGCATAGGCCTGTATCCCAATTGGACCTGGTGCTGGCCGGTTAACCGGAGGATTTTATATAACCGCGCCTCTGTCGATCTGCAGGGAAAACCCTGGAACAAGGAGAAGGCAGTTATTGAATGGGATGGAAACGCCTGGAAGGGCGATGTCCCGGACGGCGGATGGGCACCGGGCACACGGCATCCCTTTATCATGCGCAAAAACGGTCTTGGCCAGCTGTTCGGACCGGGGCGTGCGGACGGACCGTTACCGGAGCATTATGAACCCCTGGAGTGTCCTGTTCACGCACATCCCTTCTCTTCCCAGCTCAATAATCCCGTCTCCATAGAGGTGGGTAAAGAGAGAAAGGCCCAATGCGATCCCCAATTCCCCTTTGTGGCCAGTACCTACCGGGTCACTGAACACTGGCAGACCGGCTCCATGACCCGGTGGATGTCATGGCTTGTGGAAGCTGAACCCCAGATGTTTGTGGAGATCAGTCCCCAGCTGGCCAAGCTCCGGGATATTGAAAATGGGGATCGGGTCATGGTTGAAAGTGTCCGCGGTTCTTTATGGGCCATCGCCATGGTGACCGAGCGTATTCAGACCTTCAACATTGAAGGCAATGAGGTCCACATGGTGGGCATGCCCTGGCATTATGGATGGATTACTCCCTTGAACGGCGGTGATTCGGCCAATATTGTGACTCCGAACGTGGGTGATCCCAATACCGGCATTCCAGAGTATAAGGCCTTTATGGTTAACCTACGCAAGTGGAAACAGGGAGATAAATTATGA
- the murJ gene encoding murein biosynthesis integral membrane protein MurJ, with protein MTQTSTYKKIGFASFIMMASVFASRIIGLVRETAIAWMGGASSGVDAYQVAFVIPEILNHVVASGFLSITFIPIFTRYLVENQEREGYRVFSVILNCFGAGLLIFICLSMVFAPELTCILAPGIKDGPAFNLAVRMTRIIIPAQFFFFAGGLFNAVQYSKERFVFPALAPLVYNTGIIVGGILLYPVLGMEGFAWGVLGGAFCGSFLLQLFGARRVGLIYMPSFNFRHPDMIKYVLLTLPLMLGLTMTFSTEILMKFFGSFLSEGSISAMNYALRIMFILVGLFGNAVGVASYPFMAKIAAKKDFAGLNALINQTLKYIFIVMPFSVVFMILNKEVVAILFQRGAFDAHDAALTSGVLPYFMAGAFAFSAQTIVSRGFFAVQNTIFPAIFSSVCVGLSLPLLYFAMTAMGIKGVALGLSLSVIITTGALFEVWSRKTKNAGRSDVYTFFGVMLAVSILVWLTLKAVYAEVVNLMPITGFFAHILICVIVGTLFLIILALIGKMFKIREVRSLYAKVFAKTGLLKKDL; from the coding sequence ATGGGTGGCGCAAGTTCGGGCGTTGACGCCTATCAGGTGGCCTTTGTTATCCCTGAAATCTTAAACCATGTGGTGGCCTCGGGTTTTTTATCCATTACATTCATACCGATATTCACCCGTTATCTTGTTGAAAATCAAGAGCGGGAAGGATATAGGGTATTTTCGGTTATCCTGAACTGTTTTGGTGCAGGACTTTTAATTTTTATCTGCCTTTCCATGGTGTTTGCACCGGAACTGACTTGTATTCTGGCCCCCGGCATTAAAGACGGCCCAGCCTTTAACCTTGCCGTGCGCATGACACGGATCATTATTCCGGCCCAGTTTTTCTTTTTTGCCGGCGGCCTGTTCAATGCCGTGCAATATTCAAAGGAGCGGTTTGTTTTTCCGGCGCTGGCGCCATTGGTTTACAATACCGGCATCATTGTAGGCGGGATTCTGCTATACCCGGTTCTGGGTATGGAGGGGTTTGCCTGGGGTGTGCTGGGCGGCGCGTTTTGCGGCAGTTTTCTGCTTCAGTTGTTTGGGGCCAGAAGGGTCGGTCTGATCTATATGCCAAGTTTTAATTTCAGGCACCCGGATATGATCAAGTACGTGTTGCTGACGCTACCCCTGATGCTTGGACTGACCATGACCTTTTCCACGGAAATTCTGATGAAATTCTTTGGTTCCTTTTTGAGTGAAGGAAGCATTTCAGCCATGAATTACGCCCTTCGCATCATGTTTATACTGGTGGGGCTTTTCGGCAATGCCGTTGGCGTGGCCTCCTATCCGTTCATGGCAAAAATAGCTGCCAAAAAAGATTTTGCCGGTCTGAATGCGCTCATCAACCAGACACTGAAATATATCTTTATTGTGATGCCCTTTTCCGTTGTCTTTATGATTCTTAATAAAGAAGTCGTGGCCATTTTATTCCAGCGCGGCGCCTTTGACGCCCATGATGCCGCCCTGACATCAGGGGTACTGCCCTATTTCATGGCCGGGGCATTTGCATTTTCCGCCCAGACCATTGTTTCCCGGGGGTTCTTTGCCGTTCAAAATACAATATTCCCTGCGATTTTCTCTTCTGTGTGCGTGGGATTAAGCCTGCCGCTGCTCTATTTTGCAATGACCGCCATGGGGATCAAAGGTGTGGCGCTGGGCCTGTCTTTATCCGTGATCATCACCACAGGCGCTTTATTTGAAGTGTGGAGCAGAAAAACAAAAAATGCCGGCCGGTCGGATGTTTACACCTTCTTTGGTGTAATGCTGGCGGTCAGCATCCTGGTATGGTTGACTTTAAAAGCGGTATATGCCGAAGTTGTCAACTTGATGCCGATTACAGGATTTTTTGCCCATATTTTAATATGTGTGATTGTCGGCACATTATTTCTGATTATTCTGGCACTTATTGGAAAGATGTTTAAAATCAGAGAGGTCCGTTCGCTCTATGCCAAGGTGTTTGCAAAGACCGGTTTATTGAAAAAGGATTTATAA
- a CDS encoding formate dehydrogenase accessory protein FdhE — MESLSQTRIILSTMARLDSREHLPADLSALLGKTALLQAENTGGLELDLSGIPLSQIPVCSPLNFPLDIKNFIALAARIMAAILDAKDVMPAALVDAVVLIQGAVEKKALSFEQAWNEILTRFAGGDFSGPVLKTWEAQTPDAPSALPFLIMVAAAPSLQAAGIALAEAEGIDPEQIHTNGACPVCGSPPYMLELRGKEGQRFAHCSFCRFTYRIRRLACACCNIDKADQLAGFTAEGEPGFRVETCTQCNTYIKTIDFRELDREAFAPLNDLESLPLDMLAANHGYKRMALSAWCI, encoded by the coding sequence ATGGAGTCTTTAAGTCAAACAAGAATCATTCTCAGCACCATGGCGCGATTGGATTCCCGGGAACATCTTCCGGCGGATCTTTCAGCACTTTTGGGAAAAACAGCCCTGCTTCAGGCAGAAAACACAGGCGGCCTTGAGCTTGATTTGTCAGGTATCCCTCTTTCACAGATTCCGGTCTGCTCTCCATTGAATTTCCCCCTGGATATAAAAAATTTTATAGCCCTTGCTGCCCGGATCATGGCCGCGATTCTTGATGCAAAAGACGTCATGCCCGCTGCGCTGGTTGATGCTGTGGTTCTGATTCAAGGCGCCGTTGAAAAAAAAGCGCTTTCGTTTGAACAGGCCTGGAATGAGATCCTGACCCGTTTCGCGGGCGGTGATTTTTCAGGGCCTGTCTTAAAAACATGGGAGGCGCAAACCCCTGACGCACCGTCCGCCCTGCCCTTTCTCATCATGGTCGCTGCTGCGCCAAGCCTTCAAGCAGCAGGCATTGCCCTGGCCGAGGCCGAAGGGATTGATCCTGAACAGATCCATACCAACGGGGCCTGTCCCGTGTGCGGCAGCCCGCCATATATGCTGGAACTTAGGGGAAAAGAAGGGCAAAGATTTGCCCACTGTTCCTTTTGCAGGTTCACCTATCGAATCAGGCGGCTGGCCTGTGCCTGCTGCAACATTGACAAGGCGGATCAATTAGCCGGTTTTACGGCAGAAGGCGAACCCGGATTCCGGGTGGAGACCTGCACCCAGTGCAATACCTATATAAAAACAATTGATTTTCGGGAACTTGACCGAGAAGCTTTTGCCCCACTTAATGATCTTGAATCCCTGCCCCTGGACATGCTTGCCGCAAATCACGGCTATAAGCGAATGGCTTTGTCGGCATGGTGTATTTAA